The region CCCAGACAAGAGTACTTAGCATACAAGcgcagtgtttttttatttactcctgtatttcatgtatttttcagtGATGTTCCTTGTTTCCTTAAATTTCCATAATTTATAAGCTGGAATGCACAAATTATTCCCACAACAGAAACAAATTGTGTACGCAAATCGTCCTAGAAAGATAGGAAAACAGGACTGGTTCATTCCATGATTTTTCTTATTGGTTGCAGCTTCATGATTGaaaagttatttatttcattggCTGAGTATCCCCTAACTCTAGCAGGCGGCATTCCATTATATCTCCGTCCCCTGGTTTGGCAAACAGCGCATGATTGACAGGTCGCAGTACGTGCTAGGTCACTCGGGGTCTCCCGATCGCTCAAAATGTcatcagatttatttatttgcaaacatAATTGCTGTCATTGCAACTTGTCTGGGTCTCTTCTGCGTATGCATGAGAGAATGCGGTAATGAATGCCAGTTTGTCCCTGACTATGTTTGTGCGATAAGCATATGGTTAAAAATGCACAGGATAAACTGACGACCGGAACAAATCAAACTATCAGTTCCCTTAGGTATCGTTAACCAGATTAGTTTCAGTATGCAAATAGAGGGCGTCCTCTGGTGGTCATTATTCGGCATCACGCTGATAATGTCATGCTGCTTAATTTCTTAACTTTATCTTCCACCAAAGTCTCAAAATAACTTTGCTCTCTTCCACAGTATAACATTAATATTACAgctgttaattaattattattttttattaatattattattaatattattattattattattattattattattatcaaaacCTATTGGCAGTTTCCTAATGGAAGGGCATAATCATACTGTGTTAGAGAAGTATGTATTATCCTATGTCTCCaatactacacacactacaaagAAATAGTTTGACATCAGAAATGATATGTAGGTGCGGCATTCAAAGGGACGTAATCTTACTCTCCTCAGTAATGCAGAACTGTATAAGCAGCATATCCTCTGTTGGGTAAGCAGATGAGTAAGCCTGCCCCCTCCTCTAATGTGTCTGCCCCATCAGCCTTTCTTCAGCTACTCCTCACCTCCtgtcttctttctctctctaccacTCCCTGTTTCCCAAACCCCCTTCCCTCATTGCAATCGCTCCACTCGTCTATTCCCATGTCCCAGACTTACAATCACACCCATTTCCATTCTCTTCCTTCCAGAATGTGAATCAGATTCAGATTGGCtctgtaaatgtacagtaaatggtaaaaagaGCTCAGCTAAGAGAGGGGAAGATATTGTCTTAGAATGGCTTTGAGAGGGAACAGAgccaggagcaggagaggaaatTTGAACGGGGATTTGTTTGAGGCTTTGTCATTAAGATGAAATGGGATGTGGGGATGGTTTGGGGCCAGTGCTGGGGAAAGTCTATCCGATGCTAATTGTCTTGTGGTGGCTATGTGCTATGACTCAGCCTGCAGCTGTGGTCATGTAGCGCAGAAGCTCGACGTGAGCTCACACATTTCAACTTTCGACTATATTGTCCCAAAGGAAATGCGGTTCAAAGCAAGGAGTACAAAACACAACAGAGGAAACacgacaaaataaataaataaataagcataataaatacaaaattaaaatcaaCAGACAAGCAAGACTGAGTCACTCCTACCCGATCCAATGTACAGCGCTATAACCACAGCGGCAATGTTAACCATGCGATCGGAGCTCTCACTGTCACATGCGGCTTGCCGGGACTGTTTCAGTGCCATTGTCCCTGTTTGCCCCTGACACGTTCCTCACTAACTTCCCCGTGAATCATGCAGCTACAGTCCCAGAGACTTGTGGAGGTCTTTGTTGAGAACTTTGTCCTGATTTTGGTGAGCGTCATCCCAGCCTGACCCTAGGCCAttctctctgctctgtctccACAGGTGACTGTGTAGCAGTGTCTGGCGGCGCAGACTAAACCTGCCGGTTGTTTTGGGAACCGGACTCAGCTGGGCTTCGTCAAACCTAGGTGGTAGACCACATCTGTAAAGTGGTTTTCACCCTTGGAAACTACTTCCATTGCCCTGGGGGCTACAAACCATGCTGAGCAAAAGCAGCTGTAGGAGTCACAGCTCAGCGCCGAACACAAAGGCTTTGCACTGGATGGAAGCTGAAACTGGGAACAAGCTTAAGATAACATAAGAtaagatataatttataaaaaccCTGCCCTCTGCATTTGATGGTGGAATATGGTGGAATATAGTGGTGGATATTTGATGATATGGGGTTATTTTGTTTCTATGGGTGCTAGAGGTTTTATTAAGGTCAATGGAATCATGAACACAAGCAAGGACCAAGCCATTTTGGCCAAAAGACTTTGTCATCTTTGTCAAGGGTTCCATTAATATTGCAGGCCATTGTATATCTATAATAAtcatacaatacaaaaaaaaaaaaatgaaaaaaatttcattattattattattattattattattattatttatttattattatttttattattattattatatctaaGCACACACAGGACCCCTTTTGGTGCAGGAGCATGTTTAAAAGAGTGTAACAGAAAGGTAGATTTACTGCGCTCATATGTACTGACCCAGCAGTGCTGGAATGGACTTTCCCCAGTGGTCGGCAGACACCACCCCATTTTCCATCACATACCGAAAACCAGCCGCCCCATCTCCACCCCAGTACTGCTACTTTTGTACTAATCCAGGTTAAAGCATTTCTATgcttttgcacttttttttgttggggCTTGTTAGCACAGCTGGCCAGTGAGTCAGCGGGGCCCTGGGTAAGATCCTGAAAATGGGTCCTAATATTATATACAATAAAGAGGATAACTTCACACAAGGGCCCCTACCACGGCAGAGCCCTAGATGCCCACCTATATGGCCCAATGGATGTGCTGTACTTGTTAACACTGTATTCTGAATGTAGGCAGAATGTGCATTCTGATTCTTGGTTAGCATAggtcatttgcatttgcattagtGTTTTAATCATGTTCTTGCATATAGACTTGATGGTGGGAGAAAGTTTGTTAGCCAGGTCAGGCACAAGAAATCATGTAAGTCAGCTGAATGCACAAGTTCTCCTACACTGAAATCAGCTCTGGATATGAATTAGGaatgtctgctaaattaatggAATATTAATTCAACATAATGTACGGTAAATGTCATAGGAGGAACACTGCAAATGGTGgccttttgtttggctggaaaAAGGAATCAGGattgagacagaaagagagagggagggagagagggagggaaggaaggagggagggtgaTAGGGAGGAGGGACGGGTAAAGAGACACAGATTCAGACAAAGATTCATAAAACAGAGATTCAGAAGAGAAGAAAGTTGTGAGTAAtctattctttttttgcagaagagatagaataaataaatgtagagACCACCCAGACAGACAAAGCAGGGAACAGAAAAGGTGTCTGAGGGTCATGGTGAACtaaatatgtgtatttgtgcatttatgttgtttttaccaAGGAATGGTGTGGGCAGGTTCTAATGCTGCAAGACTGTTCAAcactaaaatatttttcagacaaaatatttGCGGCAAAAGCATGCTTTAACGGTAGCAAGATAACTTCATTTACAGGGATGAACAGCATGAGGGAGGGAGTCAAAGCATTGTGAGCATAGGAAATAAAATAGACATCAAACTGTATCTATGAAAAATAGGTTAGAACAACATGTACGATAGCTAAGAGACAGAggtaaagagaaagaaaaactgagagaaaaagagagggagcagagaaggaaggagagaaggaggcagagagagaaggggaattAAGTtagaacatgaaaaacacattcttTGGGGTGGACTCATGCCTTGGACACCAAACTAATACTGACACATTACACATTCTGCtgccagagaaagagagagagggaacgaaggagagggagggcacAAGAGGGGGCGGTTACATGGTTTTTTGGAGATTGCATATTTTTCATAACTATTAACTAGTGTGATTGTTAACTAGAGCATTAACAACCTGTGTTTTTACAGCGCATGTATTTTAGTAGGAGGGTAACATagaggaaaaataaatccaCATTAGTGCAGTTACAGTGCAGGTAACCGGGATCAGAGTTTTGTCCACGTACACTGAGGTGGAGCGAAGTGAAACGGAGGGTAAAGAGAGGGGTGACATTATTCTTCtttggtttattttgttttgtccagTTTACGACAAAGTAAACCTGTCAAAGTCTGCAGGGATGGGCGCTTTTCGCAAAGCAGTGCTTTTCTGCAGTTTCCAAGGTAATAtttagaaacaaacaacaatatatagaATCATTGTTTCCccactgagtgagtgtgtgtgtgtttgaaacattttttttccctcaccaCAGTACTTGTTGCTGTTGTCTGGGCTCAACAACCTGGTAATTCCATTAACTTGAATGACTATACAAAAAGTTTAGTCATAGCATGGCATTAACTATGATTGGTAACTATTTCACATATGTTGCATTTCTCATGTATAAGCGGTGACCTTCATTCCCAACGATGATGAGGGCACAGCCACCCATCCGCCCTcaggtaaaaaaatatttatttggatattttcatacagtatataaaagtgtattgaaaaatttttttttacatatgttAGTTGTCACAGCAACATAGAACATGTTACAGCAACTTATGAAAATGAAGTGTAATTAAAGGAGATAAATGGTTGTGTTTGATTCCAGTTTCATGTGTGTCCACTGTAAGACTTAGCCTATGACTAAATAGACTTATGAGACACTAAATCTGTcattttagatttagattttaaaTAGATAAAATCTCAAATCTGAATGCTTTCTAAAGCCATGGTATGTAGTGACCCTCATTTTCTGCCTGGTATTCAGATTGCAGAGAAGAGACATATCCGTGCACCCGAATGTACTCTGTCCATCGCCCCATAAAGAGGTGTATTCAATCTCTCTGTATCTACAGGTAAGCAGTCACATCATATATTTTCCTTCTCAGCCTCAGAACAGGTACAAGGTGGAAAGAGCATTGAGTATGTATTGTAGAATGGCAGTCATGTATGGTATTGTAAGTATGTTGGTCATGGGGCATCCATGTGGATGACATCATTAGCGTTGTACTCTCAATAAACATACACTAGTATACAGCATGCAAAGATAATTGGTCTTAATGTACAGCAGCGTTTACTACCATATCTTCTGTTCCTCAGTATTCCCCGGGTCTACGTGATCAACAAGGAGATATGTGTCAGAACAGTTTGTCAGCAGGAAGAGATACTCAAAGGTGAAAGATTCCTGCCATGAAGTATACTAGGTCATCTTTTCAACACATTTTAATCTGTTGTGTGACAGTCATCAAATATTTTATAGTAAACagagattgtgtatgtgtgtatgttatgttttgtgtgcgtgtgggtgtgtgtgtgtgggtgtgcatgtggagTTATAACATCTTCTTCTGGATATTTCACTCTCAGCGGAACTTTGCAGAGAGAAATCTGGATGGCCCAAACGACTTCAGAGGTCAGCTAAAAGACGCTGCCTTCGTGCGAAAACCTGGAAAACCCACAACTGAAGCAATGAGGCTGGGGAGGGCCCGGCGACAGTGGGGGGAAAGATGTTGATGTAACACAAACTGATGCATTCATGAACCAAAAGCATCACCTTTTCACCAAACCTGTTCTGAATTTTAATTGTTTCAAATGATCATTGTTACTGTGTATTTGTTAAACTCTGGTGAGCCTTACAAGGCAAACTGTGTTTACGTGTTGTACTGTTTATCCAAGGGGCATGCCTCTTTTGCTGCACTAAGACATTTTGGCATGCAATGcttatatattcatattcatgttttaGAAATGGTCTCATTGCTGCATCCCTTGGGTTACAAATGatacattattttatgcatACAGGAAACAAGATTAGTCAGTATTTTAATTAGTGGAATTAACACTGCCTATTATGAAGTCTATTCTGTTTACTTTCAtaatttttgtgtattttctaaTAATGCAAAACAACATTGTGTTCAGATTTGTCTATTCTCGGAAAAGAAAACTAGTCCaaattgtacagtatattgtagaACAGCTCACTGGCTGAACCCAAGAGCTGACAGGATGAGGCAGTCTGGAGACATTGGATGGAGCAGAAATATGGGAGAGCAGGGACACTGAATGGCTCGATTACTAGTTACTGGAACTGGACTATGTTCACACTTTTGTAACTCGCAATAAATTAAAGAAGCTTGGTATCTGAGATCCTGCTCATGACAGAAAGTCATATTGGTGCATTCACATTCCACTTCATCCTCCACCTGTCCATAGCTTGGCTATGTGAGTGTCCCTTCATCCATCTTATCAATGCTTTTCAGAGACAAATGATGAAAAAGATAAAACTTAAAGCAAACataaagcaaaaacatttgtcattttggtgatttttaaataattaatttcaatggTTTCAAGACTTTAGTGATACCATGTCCCCTTTGTTTCTGAAgatccatatatatatatatatatata is a window of Conger conger chromosome 1, fConCon1.1, whole genome shotgun sequence DNA encoding:
- the mfap5 gene encoding microfibril associated protein 5 gives rise to the protein MGAFRKAVLFCSFQVLVAVVWAQQPAVTFIPNDDEGTATHPPSDCREETYPCTRMYSVHRPIKRCIQSLCIYSIPRVYVINKEICVRTVCQQEEILKAELCREKSGWPKRLQRSAKRRCLRAKTWKTHN